One Portunus trituberculatus isolate SZX2019 chromosome 42, ASM1759143v1, whole genome shotgun sequence DNA window includes the following coding sequences:
- the LOC123517701 gene encoding formin-like protein 20, whose product PPPPLPPPPPPPPPPPPPPPPPPPPPPPPPPPPPPPPPPPPPPPPPPPPPPPPPPPPPPPPPPPPPPPLPPPPPPPPPPPPPPPSPPPPPPLPPPPPSPLPPPPPPPSPPPPPPPPPPPPPPPPPPPPPPPPPPPPPPPPPPPPPLPPPPPPPPPPPPPPPPPPPPPPPPPPPPPPPPPPPPLAPPPPPPPPPPPPPPPPPPPPPPPPPPPPPPPPPLSPPPPPLPPPPPPPPPPPPLPPPPPPPPPPPPPPPPPPPPPPPPPPPPPPP is encoded by the exons ccaccaccaccactaccaccaccaccaccaccaccaccaccaccaccaccaccaccaccaccaccaccaccaccaccaccaccaccaccaccaccaccaccaccaccaccaccaccgccaccaccaccaccaccaccaccaccaccaccaccaccaccaccaccaccaccaccaccaccaccaccaccaccaccaccaccaccgctgccaccaccaccaccaccaccaccaccgccaccaccaccaccaccatcaccaccaccaccaccaccactaccaccgccaccaccatcaccactaccaccaccaccaccaccaccatcaccaccaccaccaccaccaccaccaccaccaccaccaccaccaccaccaccaccaccaccaccaccaccaccaccaccaccaccaccaccaccaccaccaccaccaccaccattaccaccaccaccaccaccaccaccaccgccaccaccaccaccaccaccaccaccaccaccaccaccaccaccaccaccaccaccaccaccaccaccaccaccaccaccgctggcaccaccaccaccgccgccaccaccaccaccaccaccaccaccaccgccaccaccaccaccaccaccaccaccgccaccaccaccaccaccaccaccaccgctgtcaccaccaccaccaccactgccgccaccaccaccaccaccaccaccaccaccaccactgccgccaccaccaccaccaccac caccaccaccaccaccaccaccaccaccaccaccaccaccaccaccaccaccaccaccaccaccaccacca